The DNA sequence TGCCATTCTCCCGCTCAATCCGCTCTATGATGGCATCATGGAGGCTATCTGTGAAAACTTCCTGGACAGCAGGTGATAAATGGGCAGCAGCCTGTGTTGTCTGCTCGTATGCGGCATCCAAAACCTGTTCAAACTCCCTGTCACTATTACGCATCCATTGAATATATTCCTCCCGGACCGATTTTGGCAGGGAAGGCTGATTGAGCGTTCCATTTTCAAGATAAGGAACAAAGCGGCTCGGGAGCACAGTCAGCAGCTCAGCTTTTATATCCTCCAGTTCCTCTTTCAGGCGGGCAGGGAGATCTTCTCCTTCTTCCTTGGCTTCTCTCAAGGTGCTTTCCCAGTCAGAGTCTGTCTCAGGAATGGAGAGGAGGTTATGCTTTAAGAATGCTTCTTTTGCTTGAGTTGTTAGATTCCACATTGGGGCACCTCAAATCATTGGTAAAGTAGTATATTGTACATCTCCATTAAATCTAGTAAACAACCCCAAATTGCCGCGATGCGCAGCCATGGCATGTATCATTGTCAAACCGATGCTCCTTGGCAACCTTTTCACCGCAAAACTGACACTTTCGATATTGCCTTTTTCTGGTGTTAATAGTCTTAAGCAGCAGTTCAAGCATCACGTCCTGCTGCTCTTCTCTGTTCAAGGATTGAACTTCCTTCCAGGATAAAGAATGTTTTGTATAAATGCCAGGCACCGGAGCCGGAATAGGTCCATTCCATTGTACAGCTTCATATCCAAAGTCCAGACCAGCATCGGTAAAACGGATATAAACCTCTGGTTCATCGGCAAATCCATCAAGCTTAAAATAAGCGGCATGATTACCAGTAAAGCTGTTAATTGAGTATTGATCATTAAGGGATTCAATCCAGGTGAAGGCCTTCATTTTTAAAGATTTCAATGTGAGCATCCTTTTGGCTTTTTCTATTATTATAGCATTCTGGAAATTTATGTGCCCCTGCTCATTCATGCCATTACCGCGAGTAAGGGAGCCAAGGGGACAGACCCCTGGCCCAAAACGGAGCCAAGGACAGAGCCAAGGGGACAGACCCCCTGGCCCAAAACGGAGCCAAGGGACCTGACCCCCTGGCCCACCAACCAACCCAAGAAACCCGCTCCTCAAGCTGTTTATCCCCTCAAACTTTCGGCAATAATGCTTAATGAAGAGATTAATCTGCCCTGCAGCCAATATCCCAGTTGAAACTATCCCGCTCTTCGATTAATATATATGGTGTTGAACTAAACAAACGAAATCGATGATGAGGAAGAGTAGCTGGTGCTGTAATCTAAAGCGAGTCAGGGGTGGTGTGAGCCTGATGAGGATGCATGAGCGAAGAACACCTCTGAGTTCTAACCGAAAAGGCTCACTGAGTAGGCTTAGACGTGTCCGGGACGTTATCTGCCGGAATTGATAAGCTGGCCGCATTTTGCGGCAATGTGGGTGGTACCGCGGAAGCAAAGCCTTTCGTCCCTTTTAGGGGGACGTAGGCTTTTTTTTATGAACATTATTTTTTTAGGAGGATCAATCATGATTAAAGCAACTGTTAAAGAGCTGTACAGAGATCCTGAAGCCCATTTGAATGAGAAGGTGCGTATAACCGGCTGGGTCCGTACGTCCCGCGATTCAAAGACTTTCGGCTTCCTTGAAGTCAATGACGGCACTTTTCTTAAAAATGTCCAGGTCGTTTACGGTGACGAGCTGCCGAATTTTAAAGACATCACAAAAGCGGCCATCAGCTCTACTGTTTCTATAGAAGGTTCCATCGTTCTGACGCCTGACATGAAGCAGCCATTTGAAATGAAAGCTGAACAGATTACGATTGAGGGTAAATCAAATTCAGACTATCCGCTGCAAAAGAAGAAGCACTCTTTTGAATACCTGAGGACGATTGCCCATCTGCGTCCGCGCACGAATACGTATTCAGCTGTTTTCCGGATCAGGTCTCTGGCTTCTTATGCCATCCATAACTTCTTCCAGGAAAAAGGCTTTATTTACGCTCAAACTCCAGTCATCACAGGCAGTGATACGGAGGGTGCCGGCGAGATGTTCCGTGTGACAACGATGGACATGAATAATGTTCCTAAAACGGATGAAGGCGACGTGGATTTCAGCAAGGACTTCTTCAATGGAGAAGCCAATCTGACCGTCAGCGGGCAGCTATCAGCAGAAGCATTCGCTCTTGCTTTCCAGAAGGTGTATACATTCGGGCCGACTTTCCGTGCAGAAAACTCTAACACAACCCGCCATGCGGCTGAGTTCTGGATGGTTGAACCGGAAGTGGCATTCGCTGAGCTGCCGGATATCCTTGACCTGGCAGAAGCGATGATTAAGCATGTCATTCAGTATGTGCTGAACGAAGCTCCTGAGGAAATTACATTCTTCAACAGCTTTATCGATAAAACTCTTATCGAAAGGCTGAACACAGCGCTGAATACTGACTATGCACGCGTGACTTACACGGATGCAATCGAGCAGCTTAAAGAGTCAGGCGAGAAGTTCGAATATCAGCCTGAATGGGGTGCAGACCTGCAGACAGAGCATGAGCGCTACCTGAGTGAAGTCATTTATAAGCGTCCTGTCTTTGTCACAGACTATCCAAAAGATATCAAGGCTTTCTATATGAGAGCGAATGATGATGGCAAAACCGTTGCCGCTGCAGACCTGCTTGTTCCTGAAATCGGCGAGCTGATCGGCGGAAGCCAGCGTGAGGAGAGGGAAGAGCTCCTTAAAGAAAGAATCACTGAGATGGGCATGGACCTGAAGGACTACTGGTGGTATCTTGAGCTCCGCAAGTATGGAGAAACCAAGCACTCCGGCTACGGAATCGGCTTTGAGCGCCTGATCATGTACCTCACAGGCATGAAGAACATCCGTGATGTTATCCCATTCCCGCGTACTCCGGGGAATGCTGAATTTTAATTTACCTCTAAATCATTTTAAAAAGCCTGTCTGCTATTCCTTTAGCGGACAGGCTTTTTCATTTGGGATTCCAGTAAGCCGGCAGCAGAAATCCAGAACCATTTTAGAGAACCGAAATACAATGGAAGCATTGAGAGCCTAAATGCGGGAAGGGGAAGTGACAGCATGGGGGTTATTTTAGCCGTTTTCTGTGCCATAGCTTATTCTTTCAACTATATATTCATCCAGCTTGGGATGAGAAAATCCCCGCAGGATAATGGCAGTTTCCTGTCTCTGTTCATTTGTGTACTGACCGTGACGGGGATATACGGATCGATGTTTCTTTTTGGGGAAAAAGAGATGGCGCCTGTTAGCTGGATTGGTGTCTTTTTTTATATGCTGGCAGGATTTTGTACGGTATTTTTAGGCAGGACTCTTCTGTTTGCCGGTATTCGAAAAATAGGCTCCTCCAGGGCGGCCGCACTGAAAAATGCTGCCCCGGTATTCACCATTATCATGGCCGTTCTTTTACTAGGAGAAACCATTTCTCTTCTTGCCGGGACTGGAATCCTCGTCATCCTGACCTCCCTCTTTCTGCAGGAACGATTTGACTTCCGCTCAGCAGAAGACCATGCGGAACGAGAGGATAAATCGGGGTTCATGCTGGCGATTGCTGCGGCCATCTGCTTTGGCATTGGCCAGGGGCTGAGAAAATTAGGAATTCTGTATGATTCTGATGCAGTCTTAGGATCATTGATTGGCTCCGTATTCGCCCTGCTCGTGTTTATTTTGATGGAAATTGGCAGAAAGCAGCTGAAGCTGACATTGGCATGGAACTTTAAAAATATCAATCTCTATTTTGTGGCAGCCGGCATTGTGACAGGGTTTGCCCAAGTCTCTTTTTTCGTGTCCCTTCTTTATACTCATGTATCGTATGTCAGTACCATAGCGGCTATTGAGCCGATCATTACGATTTTCCTGGCCAGGATGCTGTTGGCCTCTGAAGAAAGATTCCACTGGAGGCTGATTGCAACAGCCTGTGCTGTCTTTTTGGGGACGGTGATTATTATTATTGGGCAGTGAAAGCCAGAACGGATGCCAGTGCAGGTTGGGGCATTCTCCAGCTTGATCAGGAAAGGCTGACAAAAAGGGAGAATGGGATAATAACAGAGTGGAAGGATCAAGAAATCCCATACATACTTGAAGCAAGAGCTTTTATTCATGCGATTAAGACAGGGTACGCCTCCGGGATTAAAACGGACTATTTGGATGCCTGCCGAACCCAGGGAATTGCAGCGGCAGCTGTGGAGTCAGCCCGTACCGGCGGCCTAGTAAAAATTATGGACGACTTTTAGCTTTGGAAAAAACGCAGTTATGAACAGGCTTTCCTTGATCAGTGGGAAGCGCAATGATGGGGGGAGCTCATAGGGGCTTTCCCTTTTTTTATCTTTGGCTGCCATGTAGGAAGCTTGTCAAATTCTTATATACCTAGAAAGATTTTTACAAGAACCTTACACGAATTTAACAGAGAAGTAGTACATTTGGATTATCGACTTTATGTTTAGGAAGGTATTTTTGATGACAACTATGCTGTTTGAATCTAAAGAAGATCAAAACTTCCATATGTTCAATTTCTGCCATGCGTTTCAGCCTATATTCAGTTTGGCAGAGCATTGTATTGCAGGTTATGAAGGACTGATCAGAAGCTTTGAGATCCAAAATCCCGAAGTGCTGTTTGCAATGGCCAAACAGAACGGAAAGCTGTATGAGCTGGATGTTTTTTCGATTGCCCGGAGCATCAGCACATTTGAATATCAAGCTGCAGCTGCTGCATCTTTCCGTTTATCTGTGAATATTTTCCCATCTACAATGCTGGAACCGGCTTTTTTATGGAAAATCGATGATATAATGAAGAAAGCATTGCTGAAGCCGGAACAGATTACGTTTGAGTTGAATGAAGCTGAATCGGTTGTTTCTTTAAACAGGCTGAAGGATATTGTCCAATATTTGAAGTCTCTTGGCTTCAGGATCGCACTTGACGATCTTGGAAAAGGACAGTCTTCCTTGCGGATTGCTCTGGAGCTTGAGCCGGATATCGTCAAGCTTGACCGTTATTTTTGTGAA is a window from the Bacillus infantis NRRL B-14911 genome containing:
- a CDS encoding DMT family transporter; this encodes MGVILAVFCAIAYSFNYIFIQLGMRKSPQDNGSFLSLFICVLTVTGIYGSMFLFGEKEMAPVSWIGVFFYMLAGFCTVFLGRTLLFAGIRKIGSSRAAALKNAAPVFTIIMAVLLLGETISLLAGTGILVILTSLFLQERFDFRSAEDHAEREDKSGFMLAIAAAICFGIGQGLRKLGILYDSDAVLGSLIGSVFALLVFILMEIGRKQLKLTLAWNFKNINLYFVAAGIVTGFAQVSFFVSLLYTHVSYVSTIAAIEPIITIFLARMLLASEERFHWRLIATACAVFLGTVIIIIGQ
- the asnS gene encoding asparagine--tRNA ligase; amino-acid sequence: MIKATVKELYRDPEAHLNEKVRITGWVRTSRDSKTFGFLEVNDGTFLKNVQVVYGDELPNFKDITKAAISSTVSIEGSIVLTPDMKQPFEMKAEQITIEGKSNSDYPLQKKKHSFEYLRTIAHLRPRTNTYSAVFRIRSLASYAIHNFFQEKGFIYAQTPVITGSDTEGAGEMFRVTTMDMNNVPKTDEGDVDFSKDFFNGEANLTVSGQLSAEAFALAFQKVYTFGPTFRAENSNTTRHAAEFWMVEPEVAFAELPDILDLAEAMIKHVIQYVLNEAPEEITFFNSFIDKTLIERLNTALNTDYARVTYTDAIEQLKESGEKFEYQPEWGADLQTEHERYLSEVIYKRPVFVTDYPKDIKAFYMRANDDGKTVAAADLLVPEIGELIGGSQREEREELLKERITEMGMDLKDYWWYLELRKYGETKHSGYGIGFERLIMYLTGMKNIRDVIPFPRTPGNAEF
- a CDS encoding EAL domain-containing protein, giving the protein MTTMLFESKEDQNFHMFNFCHAFQPIFSLAEHCIAGYEGLIRSFEIQNPEVLFAMAKQNGKLYELDVFSIARSISTFEYQAAAAASFRLSVNIFPSTMLEPAFLWKIDDIMKKALLKPEQITFELNEAESVVSLNRLKDIVQYLKSLGFRIALDDLGKGQSSLRIALELEPDIVKLDRYFCENLAESVKKQKFLDWIAAYFISEGVAVTLEGIETAEQLMIARQAGIQLGQGYYLGRPSTHL